A part of Jiangella alba genomic DNA contains:
- a CDS encoding HtaA domain-containing protein produces the protein MAALIAAALATGTLVAGAAPAALASGSPIASTVPASGLAAGSPVAGAAPAALAAQPAASASNPGSAVSAAADVTGGSLDWGVKASFRNYITGPIAHGSVEVRDPATRNEDGTFRFADATGTASSAPEAEPGSEPGAGTADLSFAGEVYFAGHDMGAGPLLELTVTDPRVAVTSATEGVLVADVVSKSLDSGELVTFDDVEFADLDLTDHPLTFDGDTVSATGVPATLTAAGVPAFANFYTAGTALDPVTFTATLEATAPVWEPSIEVFAADGTTPAADAELTYGDTVVVRGSGFDPEGNVAPDGNRPPIPAGVPAGTYVVFGKFADDWRPSTGAPSASRVVGTQQWALAQAALDQVPAQYQDAIRAQWADVQSDATFTAELTLAKPTDRSTGEPVEWPETGTLGIYTYAAGGTTNADQELGVPLTVAEQPDPDPEPVVVTDATFEWGINLVSQYGSPAGGCSFFVAGIADGTEASYKTQDGGVHLLKRLADGRATQVTAANRCLPLVDDKINQRALFTGGAGELDANGAGSIAWTGAFTIYSYGGMVPWYVKDPVLTIDGAGNGAITAEVGGFASSMEDPTVKEPLDPEQDVTILELSGVAIEDGVVSGTPVYRGVDYFPLNDPTDPQSGRRETSAIPDEAKAANPDWGSWPTPIVDFHYRTGLSSYWHSSGLSADPNKPPLPVLLDLDGGVPDFVDVAPVTITGQPQWAQAVTGEDPTFTVAAESDDALTYQWQRRAPGATDWVNVDGATGATLTLPAVTAADTSTYVRVAVANSTISLMSTAAGLQVQDAAAPALGSSPEDDTTFAGYRAQFAAEVSGWPRPTLQWQTSTDGGATWTDHGEAGSSANLQLTGVTADQDGLRVRATAGNGRGEDVVTEAATLTVLPAPDEPTLVFPAGAEYDPAAEHLVVEVLGGGFPVPTGNTIMAVVEAAVWADRGDTFDYETEAVAWSNLHSINFTDGFVKPALYLGTGLVDATKDYVFVTFSATPGDRSHDAEVAIPFGDGEPVFEPSIEVFAADGVTPVADAELSYGDTVVVRGSGFDPEGNVAPEGNRPPIPAGVPAGAYVVFGAFADQWRPSEGAPSSARTVGAQKWALAQDALDQVPAQYQDAIRAQWVEIAADGTFTAELTLAKPTDRTTGEPVEWPADTTPGVYTYAAGGTTNADQELAVPLTVADDEPAAPALTLSAWTGLDNAGTNVVEVTGSGFDPQTAIEVVQAVRVEGTDPSTWPKAIGSARVMTTAGGEFLAPASLTAVTSRFVPDGSGDVYDCQIVECVVVAYDFGDPADRTQDVWAPIAFDDTERPAPSVTLDAAEFPAEGGSTYVHGTGFVAGDHLLVVQTSALGTVSDPRELPRNPAGTSQLVPGEGDGAWSLKLDGLAPTFTTDDGATVDCREAECAVAVFPSRRADLDQSVFVPITFADDQPPTGTGRLDWGVKASFRNYINGPIAHGSIEVRDPATRNEDGMFRFADGTGTGSVQDAELTFAGEVYFSGHDTGSGPLLELTVTDPRLDVSSATDGVLVADVVSRSLTSGELVTYDDVEFATLDFTDHPITETGGVATAASVPAALTAAGAEAFAGFYAAGTELDPVTFSVTLEDEPPAPTPTVVVSEVADLDPYADQITVTGSGFTPADLAGGLRVGVGVVTGDGSVPALDPVETVSFEPVSGLLSFGRAALGTFEVTLTTGTVEPGTTLAVHTSPVDPAADAAYTTQTRIAFADVRTPELTVTPTEELAVGTEVRIEGTGFAPNRRISLAITANAEQDPEYGWPTGWLQHEVVQADASGVLSRTLTLAGTVTGSGVDCAETACFVASFSSAQASDATPVDYRADRSQDVVVPVAFATDPGPEPEPPAVTVEPDPVVQGEAVTFTGTGFAPGATVTAVVDRDATSPGGTGTLDWGVKASFRSYITGPIAHGSIEVRDPATENGDGTFRFSDGTGDATALAFGGEVYFAGHDMGAGPLLELTVTDPRVFVSSATDGVLVADVVSKSLDSGELVTYDDVELATLDFTDHPVTETGGVVTASEVPAALTEAGVAAFADFYPAGTELDPVTFAVPVEEAAAAADIRAPAASVEAGSGTVGDDGTVEIGWSVPENLVAGGHTVDLVVADESLASATFTVEEADDEPEPDPAVSVDPETVAQGETVTFTGTDFGPEETVEATILIDAATEELTFENDHGQAITVRSADGTPLVRRDGKLLVVDGGQLDVTVTGLEPTSEENTPDAPAGFYLLTAVDNGPGEVATPAIGGADTSGESGTSRWITNFPYAGSEDVVVPIAAGVAETSIALAAADEYADCDAGCVLYLRTDHRSAANRAFDLRVPLEFVSADELAAEAEAEPVTVTGTTSEDGTVRIDWTVPADSPVGPATVTLAGADSALTASAPFTVTAAQPGDDGGSDEGGDDDGGDAGGAADGADSGTDSGTDSGTDSGGDSGDGDLPDTGADPLVVLIAGLVLLAGGIAVVLYDRRRRV, from the coding sequence GTGGCAGCGCTGATCGCCGCCGCGCTGGCCACCGGCACGCTGGTCGCGGGCGCCGCACCCGCCGCTTTGGCGTCCGGTTCGCCGATCGCGAGCACTGTGCCCGCCAGCGGGCTGGCCGCTGGCTCGCCGGTCGCGGGCGCTGCGCCAGCTGCACTGGCGGCCCAGCCCGCCGCATCCGCTAGCAACCCCGGATCTGCCGTGTCCGCCGCGGCCGACGTCACCGGCGGCAGCCTCGACTGGGGCGTCAAGGCGTCGTTCCGGAACTACATCACCGGCCCGATCGCGCACGGCTCCGTCGAGGTGCGCGACCCCGCCACACGCAACGAGGACGGCACGTTCCGGTTCGCCGACGCGACCGGTACCGCCAGCTCCGCCCCCGAAGCCGAACCCGGATCCGAACCCGGCGCCGGCACTGCCGACCTGTCCTTCGCCGGCGAGGTCTACTTCGCCGGTCACGACATGGGCGCCGGTCCGCTGCTCGAGCTGACCGTGACCGACCCGCGGGTGGCCGTGACGTCCGCGACCGAAGGCGTGCTGGTGGCCGACGTCGTCAGCAAGTCGCTGGACTCCGGCGAACTGGTCACCTTCGACGACGTCGAGTTCGCCGACCTCGACCTCACCGATCACCCGCTGACGTTCGACGGCGACACGGTGTCGGCGACCGGCGTTCCGGCGACGTTGACCGCGGCCGGCGTGCCTGCGTTCGCGAACTTCTACACCGCCGGCACTGCCCTCGACCCCGTCACGTTCACCGCCACCCTGGAAGCGACGGCGCCGGTCTGGGAGCCGTCGATCGAGGTGTTCGCGGCCGACGGGACCACCCCGGCAGCGGATGCCGAGCTCACCTACGGCGACACCGTCGTCGTGCGCGGCAGCGGCTTCGACCCCGAAGGCAACGTGGCGCCCGACGGCAACCGCCCGCCGATCCCGGCCGGCGTCCCCGCAGGCACGTACGTCGTCTTCGGCAAGTTCGCCGACGACTGGCGGCCTTCGACCGGCGCGCCGTCGGCCAGCCGTGTCGTCGGCACCCAGCAGTGGGCGCTGGCGCAGGCTGCGCTCGACCAGGTGCCGGCGCAGTACCAGGACGCGATTCGCGCACAGTGGGCCGACGTCCAGTCGGACGCCACGTTCACGGCCGAGCTGACGCTGGCCAAGCCCACCGACCGCAGTACCGGCGAGCCGGTCGAGTGGCCGGAGACCGGCACGCTCGGCATCTACACCTATGCCGCCGGCGGCACGACCAACGCGGACCAAGAGCTGGGTGTCCCGCTGACCGTCGCCGAGCAGCCCGACCCGGACCCGGAGCCGGTGGTGGTGACCGACGCGACCTTCGAGTGGGGCATCAACCTGGTCTCCCAGTACGGTTCGCCGGCCGGTGGTTGCAGCTTCTTCGTCGCTGGTATCGCCGACGGCACCGAGGCCAGCTACAAGACCCAGGACGGTGGGGTCCACCTGCTCAAGCGGCTGGCCGACGGCCGCGCTACGCAGGTGACCGCAGCGAACCGCTGCCTCCCGCTCGTCGACGACAAGATCAACCAGCGCGCGCTGTTCACCGGCGGCGCCGGCGAACTGGACGCCAACGGCGCCGGCAGCATCGCCTGGACCGGCGCGTTCACCATCTACTCCTACGGCGGCATGGTGCCGTGGTACGTCAAGGACCCGGTGCTGACGATCGACGGCGCGGGCAACGGCGCCATCACCGCCGAGGTCGGCGGCTTCGCGTCGTCGATGGAGGACCCGACAGTCAAGGAACCGCTCGACCCCGAGCAGGACGTGACCATCCTGGAGCTGTCTGGCGTCGCGATCGAGGACGGCGTCGTCTCCGGCACGCCGGTCTACCGCGGCGTCGACTACTTCCCGCTGAACGACCCGACGGACCCACAGTCGGGCCGGCGCGAGACGTCGGCGATCCCTGACGAGGCGAAGGCGGCGAACCCGGACTGGGGCTCGTGGCCGACCCCGATCGTCGACTTCCACTACCGCACCGGGCTGTCGTCGTACTGGCACAGCAGCGGGCTGAGCGCCGACCCGAACAAGCCGCCGCTGCCCGTGCTGCTCGACCTCGATGGCGGTGTGCCGGACTTCGTCGACGTCGCTCCGGTGACGATCACCGGGCAGCCACAGTGGGCGCAGGCCGTCACCGGCGAGGACCCCACGTTCACCGTTGCCGCCGAGAGTGACGACGCGCTGACCTACCAGTGGCAGCGTCGCGCCCCGGGCGCAACCGACTGGGTGAACGTCGACGGCGCGACCGGTGCCACGCTGACTTTGCCGGCCGTCACCGCGGCTGACACGAGCACCTACGTCCGGGTCGCCGTCGCGAACAGCACGATCTCGCTGATGTCGACCGCCGCGGGCCTGCAGGTGCAGGATGCCGCCGCGCCGGCGCTGGGGTCGTCGCCCGAGGACGACACCACGTTCGCGGGGTATCGGGCGCAGTTCGCCGCCGAGGTCTCCGGCTGGCCGCGGCCCACGCTCCAGTGGCAGACCAGCACCGACGGCGGTGCGACCTGGACCGACCACGGCGAGGCGGGCAGCTCCGCGAACCTGCAGCTGACCGGCGTCACCGCCGATCAGGACGGGCTGCGGGTGCGTGCGACCGCCGGCAACGGCCGAGGCGAGGACGTCGTCACCGAGGCCGCGACCCTGACGGTGCTCCCGGCGCCGGACGAGCCGACGCTGGTCTTCCCTGCGGGCGCCGAGTACGACCCCGCGGCAGAGCACCTGGTCGTCGAGGTGCTCGGCGGCGGCTTCCCGGTGCCGACGGGCAACACGATCATGGCCGTCGTCGAGGCGGCCGTCTGGGCCGACCGTGGCGACACGTTCGACTACGAGACCGAGGCGGTCGCGTGGTCGAACCTGCACTCGATCAACTTCACCGACGGATTCGTCAAACCCGCCCTGTACCTCGGGACGGGGCTGGTCGACGCGACGAAGGACTACGTCTTCGTCACGTTCAGCGCCACGCCGGGCGACCGGAGTCACGACGCCGAGGTGGCGATCCCGTTCGGCGACGGCGAGCCGGTGTTCGAGCCGTCGATCGAGGTGTTCGCGGCCGACGGCGTGACTCCGGTGGCCGACGCTGAGCTGAGCTACGGCGACACCGTGGTCGTGCGCGGCAGCGGGTTCGACCCCGAAGGCAACGTGGCGCCCGAGGGCAACCGGCCGCCGATCCCGGCCGGCGTGCCTGCCGGCGCGTACGTGGTGTTCGGTGCGTTCGCCGACCAGTGGCGGCCGTCCGAGGGCGCCCCGTCGTCGGCGCGCACCGTGGGCGCCCAGAAGTGGGCGCTGGCGCAGGACGCGCTCGACCAGGTGCCGGCGCAGTACCAGGACGCGATCAGGGCCCAGTGGGTGGAGATCGCGGCCGACGGGACGTTCACCGCGGAGCTGACGCTGGCCAAGCCGACGGACCGCACGACCGGCGAGCCGGTCGAGTGGCCGGCGGACACCACACCAGGCGTGTACACCTACGCGGCGGGCGGCACGACGAACGCGGACCAGGAACTGGCCGTGCCGCTCACCGTCGCCGACGACGAGCCGGCCGCGCCCGCGCTCACGCTCTCCGCGTGGACCGGCCTGGACAACGCCGGCACGAACGTCGTCGAGGTGACCGGCAGCGGCTTCGACCCGCAGACGGCGATCGAGGTAGTGCAGGCCGTCCGGGTGGAGGGCACGGATCCGTCGACGTGGCCGAAGGCGATCGGCTCGGCCCGGGTGATGACGACGGCCGGTGGCGAGTTCCTCGCGCCGGCGTCGCTCACCGCCGTGACCTCGCGGTTCGTCCCGGACGGCAGCGGCGACGTCTACGACTGCCAGATCGTCGAGTGCGTCGTGGTGGCCTACGACTTCGGCGACCCCGCCGACCGGACCCAGGACGTCTGGGCGCCGATCGCGTTCGACGACACCGAGCGGCCCGCGCCGTCGGTGACGCTGGACGCTGCCGAGTTCCCGGCCGAGGGCGGTTCGACCTACGTGCACGGCACCGGCTTCGTCGCCGGCGACCACCTGCTGGTCGTGCAGACCAGTGCGCTGGGCACGGTGAGCGACCCGCGCGAGCTGCCGCGCAACCCTGCCGGCACCAGCCAGCTGGTTCCCGGCGAGGGCGACGGCGCGTGGAGCCTGAAGCTCGACGGCCTCGCGCCGACCTTCACCACGGACGACGGCGCGACGGTCGACTGCCGCGAGGCGGAGTGCGCCGTGGCGGTGTTCCCGAGCCGCCGCGCCGACCTCGACCAGAGCGTCTTCGTCCCGATCACGTTCGCCGACGACCAGCCGCCGACGGGCACCGGCAGGCTCGACTGGGGCGTCAAGGCATCGTTCCGCAACTACATCAACGGTCCGATCGCGCACGGGTCGATCGAGGTGCGCGACCCGGCGACGCGGAACGAGGACGGCATGTTCCGGTTCGCCGACGGCACCGGCACCGGGTCGGTGCAGGACGCCGAGCTGACGTTCGCCGGCGAGGTCTACTTCTCCGGTCACGACACCGGTTCGGGGCCGCTGCTGGAGCTGACCGTCACCGACCCGCGGCTCGACGTCTCCTCCGCGACGGACGGCGTGCTGGTGGCCGACGTGGTGAGCAGGTCGCTGACGTCCGGTGAACTGGTGACCTACGACGATGTCGAGTTCGCGACGCTGGACTTCACCGACCACCCGATCACGGAGACCGGCGGCGTCGCGACGGCGGCCAGCGTTCCGGCGGCGTTGACGGCGGCCGGCGCCGAGGCGTTCGCCGGGTTCTATGCCGCGGGCACTGAGCTGGACCCCGTCACGTTCAGCGTGACGCTGGAGGACGAGCCGCCGGCTCCGACGCCGACGGTCGTGGTGTCCGAGGTCGCGGATCTCGACCCGTACGCCGATCAGATCACCGTCACCGGGTCGGGGTTCACCCCCGCCGACCTGGCCGGCGGCCTGCGGGTCGGCGTCGGCGTGGTGACGGGCGACGGCAGTGTGCCGGCGCTGGACCCGGTCGAGACCGTCTCGTTCGAACCGGTCAGCGGCCTGCTCTCGTTCGGCCGTGCCGCGCTCGGCACGTTCGAGGTGACGCTGACGACCGGCACGGTCGAGCCGGGTACGACGCTGGCGGTGCACACGTCGCCGGTCGACCCGGCGGCCGACGCCGCGTACACGACGCAGACGCGCATCGCGTTCGCCGACGTCCGCACCCCGGAGCTCACCGTCACGCCGACGGAGGAGCTGGCGGTCGGCACCGAGGTGCGGATCGAGGGCACCGGATTCGCGCCGAACCGTCGGATCTCGCTGGCGATCACCGCCAACGCGGAGCAGGACCCCGAGTACGGCTGGCCGACCGGCTGGCTGCAGCACGAGGTGGTGCAGGCCGACGCCTCGGGCGTGCTCTCGCGGACCCTGACGCTGGCCGGCACCGTGACCGGCAGCGGAGTGGACTGCGCCGAGACGGCGTGCTTCGTGGCGAGCTTCAGCTCGGCGCAGGCCTCCGACGCGACGCCGGTGGACTATCGCGCGGACCGCAGCCAGGATGTCGTGGTCCCGGTGGCGTTCGCGACCGACCCCGGCCCCGAGCCGGAGCCGCCGGCCGTCACCGTCGAGCCGGACCCCGTCGTGCAGGGCGAGGCGGTGACGTTCACCGGCACCGGGTTCGCGCCCGGCGCCACGGTGACGGCCGTCGTCGACCGCGACGCGACGTCGCCGGGTGGCACCGGCACGCTCGACTGGGGCGTCAAGGCATCGTTCCGGAGCTACATCACCGGTCCGATCGCGCACGGGTCCATCGAGGTGCGCGACCCGGCGACGGAGAACGGCGACGGCACCTTCCGATTCAGCGATGGCACCGGCGACGCAACCGCGCTGGCGTTCGGTGGCGAGGTGTACTTCGCCGGTCACGACATGGGCGCCGGCCCGCTGCTCGAGCTGACCGTCACCGACCCACGGGTCTTCGTCTCCTCCGCGACGGACGGCGTGCTGGTGGCCGACGTGGTGAGCAAGTCGCTGGACTCCGGTGAGCTGGTGACCTACGACGACGTCGAGCTGGCGACGCTGGACTTCACCGACCATCCGGTGACCGAGACCGGCGGTGTCGTGACGGCGTCGGAGGTGCCGGCGGCGCTGACGGAGGCCGGTGTGGCGGCGTTCGCCGACTTCTACCCCGCGGGCACCGAGCTGGACCCGGTCACGTTCGCGGTGCCGGTCGAGGAGGCCGCGGCTGCGGCCGACATCCGTGCGCCCGCGGCCTCGGTGGAGGCGGGCAGCGGAACCGTGGGCGACGACGGCACGGTGGAGATCGGCTGGAGCGTGCCGGAGAACCTCGTGGCCGGCGGGCACACCGTCGACCTCGTGGTTGCGGACGAGTCGCTGGCCAGCGCCACCTTCACCGTGGAGGAGGCGGACGACGAGCCCGAGCCCGACCCCGCGGTCAGCGTCGACCCGGAGACGGTGGCCCAGGGTGAGACGGTCACGTTCACCGGCACCGACTTCGGCCCCGAGGAGACGGTCGAGGCGACGATCCTGATCGACGCCGCAACCGAGGAGTTGACGTTCGAGAACGACCACGGCCAGGCGATCACCGTCAGGTCTGCCGACGGCACCCCGCTGGTGCGGCGCGACGGCAAGCTGCTGGTCGTCGACGGCGGCCAGTTGGACGTCACGGTGACCGGGCTGGAACCGACCAGCGAGGAGAACACGCCGGACGCTCCGGCCGGGTTCTACCTGCTGACGGCGGTCGACAACGGCCCGGGCGAGGTGGCGACGCCGGCCATCGGCGGTGCCGACACCAGTGGGGAGTCGGGTACCTCGAGGTGGATCACCAACTTCCCGTACGCGGGAAGCGAGGACGTCGTGGTGCCGATCGCCGCCGGGGTGGCCGAGACCTCGATCGCGCTGGCCGCGGCCGACGAGTACGCCGACTGCGATGCCGGCTGCGTGCTCTACCTGCGCACGGACCACAGGTCGGCGGCCAACCGCGCGTTCGACCTGCGGGTGCCGCTGGAGTTCGTCAGCGCTGACGAACTGGCCGCCGAGGCCGAGGCCGAGCCCGTCACCGTGACGGGTACGACGTCGGAGGACGGGACGGTGCGCATCGACTGGACGGTCCCGGCCGACTCGCCGGTGGGCCCGGCCACCGTCACGCTGGCCGGCGCGGACTCCGCGCTGACCGCGTCGGCGCCGTTCACCGTGACCGCCGCCCAGCCGGGCGACGACGGTGGTTCCGACGAGGGCGGCGACGATGACGGTGGCGACGCCGGCGGGGCGGCTGACGGCGCCGACAGCGGCACCGACAGCGGCACCGACAGCGGCACCGACAGCGGCGGCGACAGCGGTGACGGCGACCTGCCCGACACCGGTGCCGACCCGCTGGTGGTGCTGATCGCCGGCCTGGTGCTGTTGGCAGGTGGCATCGCGGTGGTGCTCTACGACCGCCGCCGCCGGGTCTGA
- a CDS encoding heme oxygenase (biliverdin-producing) has product MPTTRTPAEAEPRTFSQALRERSWPLHDVANGAEFINALMEGRISRAGYAALVTQHLFVYEALESVAAAMRDDPIAGPFVTDELPRVPSLRRDLAFLLGSADAVDDLEPLPATRRYADRIRETAQWPGGFVAHHYTRYLGDLSGGLAVGTIVSRTYGFQLGGEGVLFYHFAQIPKPRPFKDAYRARLDAAPWNPDERERVIDEVVLAYGLNTEIFTELGAVHPATPAGG; this is encoded by the coding sequence GTGCCGACCACCCGAACGCCGGCCGAGGCCGAGCCCCGAACGTTCTCCCAGGCCCTGCGCGAGCGCAGCTGGCCCCTGCACGACGTCGCCAACGGCGCGGAGTTCATCAACGCGCTGATGGAGGGCCGCATCAGCCGCGCCGGCTACGCCGCGCTGGTCACGCAGCACCTGTTCGTCTACGAGGCGCTGGAATCGGTCGCCGCCGCCATGCGTGACGACCCGATCGCCGGGCCGTTCGTCACCGACGAGCTCCCCCGGGTGCCGTCGCTGCGGCGCGACCTCGCGTTCCTGCTCGGCAGCGCCGACGCCGTCGACGACCTCGAGCCGCTCCCGGCGACGCGCCGCTACGCCGACCGCATCCGCGAGACGGCGCAGTGGCCCGGCGGGTTCGTCGCGCATCACTACACGCGCTACCTCGGCGACCTCTCCGGCGGGCTGGCCGTCGGCACCATCGTGTCGCGAACGTACGGCTTCCAGCTCGGCGGCGAGGGCGTGCTGTTCTACCACTTCGCGCAGATCCCGAAGCCGCGGCCGTTCAAGGACGCCTACCGCGCCCGGCTCGACGCGGCGCCGTGGAACCCCGACGAGCGGGAGCGGGTCATCGACGAGGTGGTCCTGGCGTACGGGCTGAACACGGAGATCTTCACCGAGCTGGGCGCGGTCCACCCGGCGACGCCCGCGGGCGGCTGA
- a CDS encoding heme/hemin ABC transporter substrate-binding protein — MTVDADGEPLPERADPPADDSASDEDGDPREILGPSTATVDQTVTPVADDPAPALPVTVESCDGETVVVDDASRILAVDLYGTLAEIVFSLGLGDHVVGRDASTGFPQAADLPLVTPGGHDLNAEAILDLDPTVVLTDASVGPPEVQQQLRDAGIPVIFFDDARDLDRIPSQIRAVAGALGVPDEGEQLVERTSGEIADALALAPAGADPLRIAFLYTRGGMVQLLAGPGSGADAMIRAIGAVDVGTDIGLERPFTQITSEALIEAAPDVIIMMTKGLESIGGVDGMLRLPGVAQTPAGEKLRVVDMADSVLLSFGPRSGRTIEALAHAVYQP, encoded by the coding sequence GTGACGGTCGACGCGGACGGTGAGCCGCTGCCCGAGCGCGCGGATCCGCCGGCCGACGACTCGGCCAGCGACGAGGACGGCGATCCGCGCGAGATCCTCGGCCCGTCCACCGCGACGGTCGACCAGACGGTGACGCCGGTCGCCGACGATCCCGCCCCCGCGCTCCCCGTCACGGTCGAGTCCTGCGACGGCGAGACGGTCGTCGTCGACGACGCCAGCCGCATCCTCGCCGTCGACCTCTACGGCACGCTCGCCGAGATCGTGTTCAGCCTGGGCCTCGGCGACCACGTCGTCGGCCGCGACGCGTCCACCGGGTTCCCGCAGGCCGCCGACCTGCCGCTGGTCACGCCCGGCGGGCACGACCTCAACGCCGAGGCGATCCTCGACCTCGACCCCACCGTCGTCCTCACCGACGCCAGCGTCGGCCCGCCCGAGGTGCAGCAGCAGCTGCGCGACGCCGGCATCCCGGTGATCTTCTTCGACGACGCCCGCGACCTCGACCGCATCCCCAGCCAGATCCGCGCCGTCGCCGGCGCGCTCGGCGTCCCCGACGAGGGCGAGCAGCTGGTCGAGCGGACGTCCGGCGAGATCGCCGACGCGCTTGCGCTCGCCCCGGCCGGCGCCGACCCGCTGCGCATCGCGTTCCTCTACACCCGCGGCGGCATGGTGCAACTGCTGGCCGGGCCGGGGTCCGGCGCCGACGCGATGATCCGTGCCATCGGGGCCGTCGACGTCGGCACCGACATCGGGCTGGAGCGGCCGTTCACGCAGATCACGTCCGAGGCGCTGATCGAGGCCGCCCCCGACGTCATCATCATGATGACCAAGGGCCTCGAGTCCATCGGCGGCGTCGACGGCATGCTCCGGCTCCCGGGCGTCGCGCAGACGCCGGCCGGCGAGAAGCTGCGCGTCGTCGACATGGCCGACTCCGTGCTGCTCAGCTTCGGGCCCCGCTCCGGGCGCACCATCGAGGCGCTCGCCCACGCCGTCTACCAGCCATGA
- a CDS encoding FecCD family ABC transporter permease, with protein sequence MTATVSAPPEAPATAQAAAARPSRWRRSRGGLLIAALSVALVVVTIVSAGRGQLQIPPAEVVGSILHRLDANLEWLLRQIGVTADLPLDAGPRPQHVQGENTLWLVRFPRVVLALLVGAALATAGALMQGVFGNPLAEPAIVGVSPGAAVGASLVFVTGANFLGEWTVAVAAFATGLVTTLLVYALSRSGGRTEVVTLVLTGVAVTAVAFAIVAFATFIASPEAREQIVFWQLGSLNGARWQAVVAVLPFMVVGLTLALAMARSLDLLALGERSARHLGVHVERLRLVAIAAVAMLVGSGVAFAGVIGFVGLVVPHLIRMIAGPGHRVLLPASALGGALLLVSADLVARTAIRYADLPLGMLTALVGGPLFFWLLRRTRTSQGGWA encoded by the coding sequence ATGACGGCGACGGTGTCGGCGCCACCGGAAGCACCAGCGACGGCACAGGCCGCGGCCGCCCGGCCCAGCCGATGGCGGCGCAGCCGAGGCGGGCTGCTGATCGCCGCGCTGTCCGTCGCTCTGGTCGTCGTGACGATCGTGTCGGCCGGACGGGGCCAGTTGCAGATCCCGCCGGCCGAGGTCGTCGGGTCGATCCTGCACCGGCTGGACGCGAATCTGGAGTGGCTGCTGCGGCAGATCGGGGTGACGGCGGACCTCCCGCTGGACGCCGGGCCGCGGCCGCAGCACGTGCAGGGCGAGAACACGCTCTGGCTGGTCCGGTTCCCGCGCGTCGTGCTGGCGCTGCTGGTCGGCGCGGCGCTGGCGACGGCGGGTGCGCTGATGCAGGGCGTGTTCGGCAACCCGCTGGCCGAGCCCGCCATCGTCGGGGTCTCGCCGGGCGCGGCGGTCGGCGCCAGCCTGGTGTTCGTCACCGGCGCGAACTTCCTCGGCGAGTGGACGGTCGCGGTGGCGGCGTTCGCGACGGGGCTGGTCACGACGCTGCTCGTCTACGCGCTGTCGCGGTCGGGCGGCCGGACGGAGGTCGTCACGCTCGTGCTCACCGGCGTCGCCGTCACCGCGGTCGCGTTCGCCATCGTCGCGTTCGCGACGTTCATCGCGTCGCCGGAGGCGCGCGAGCAGATCGTGTTCTGGCAGCTCGGCAGCCTCAACGGCGCCCGCTGGCAGGCCGTCGTCGCCGTGCTGCCGTTCATGGTCGTGGGGCTGACGCTGGCGCTCGCGATGGCGCGGTCGCTGGACCTCCTCGCGCTCGGCGAGCGTTCCGCCCGGCACCTCGGCGTCCACGTCGAGCGGCTGCGCCTCGTCGCCATCGCCGCGGTCGCCATGCTGGTCGGCTCCGGGGTCGCGTTCGCCGGCGTCATCGGCTTCGTCGGGCTGGTCGTGCCGCACCTGATCCGGATGATCGCCGGGCCCGGCCACCGGGTGCTGCTGCCGGCGAGCGCGCTGGGCGGGGCGCTGCTGCTGGTGTCGGCGGACCTCGTCGCCCGCACCGCCATCCGGTACGCGGACCTCCCGCTCGGCATGCTGACGGCGCTGGTCGGGGGCCCGCTGTTCTTCTGGTTGCTGCGCCGCACGCGCACCAGCCAGGGCGGCTGGGCATGA
- a CDS encoding heme ABC transporter ATP-binding protein translates to MTRPAARRGWAAVRRGHRLPVAPVAGSVAAAAAGVSVTLGGARVLDDVSVEVRAGEVLALVGPNGAGKSTLLSALTGDVAVSAGAVTLDGAPLTAWTATEAAMRRAVLLQQVRLSFPFTVAEVVEMGRAPWAGTPLEDGDDDAVRAALAEADVVPFAGRRFTSLSGGEQARVALARVLAQRTGVLLLDEPTAALDLRHQELVLGVARTRAAAGVAVVVVLHDLNLAAAHADRVAVLAGGRLVATGPPRDVLGGTLLTDVYEHDVEVIAHPRTGTPVILPRR, encoded by the coding sequence ATGACCCGGCCGGCGGCGCGCCGCGGCTGGGCCGCCGTCCGCCGCGGGCACCGGCTGCCCGTCGCCCCCGTCGCCGGGTCGGTCGCCGCCGCGGCCGCGGGCGTCTCCGTCACGCTCGGCGGGGCGCGGGTGCTGGACGACGTCAGCGTCGAGGTCCGCGCGGGCGAAGTGCTGGCACTGGTCGGGCCCAACGGCGCCGGCAAGTCGACGCTGCTGTCCGCCCTCACCGGCGACGTCGCGGTGTCGGCGGGGGCCGTCACGCTCGACGGCGCGCCGCTGACGGCATGGACGGCGACCGAGGCCGCCATGCGCCGCGCCGTCCTCCTCCAGCAGGTGCGGCTGTCGTTCCCGTTCACCGTCGCCGAGGTGGTCGAGATGGGCCGGGCGCCGTGGGCCGGAACACCGCTCGAGGACGGCGACGACGACGCGGTCCGCGCCGCGCTCGCCGAGGCCGACGTCGTGCCGTTCGCCGGGCGCCGGTTCACGTCGCTGTCAGGCGGCGAGCAGGCACGGGTCGCGCTGGCCCGGGTGCTCGCGCAGCGCACCGGCGTGCTGCTGCTGGACGAGCCGACCGCCGCCCTCGATCTGCGCCACCAGGAGCTCGTCCTCGGCGTCGCCCGCACCCGCGCCGCCGCCGGCGTCGCCGTCGTCGTCGTGCTGCACGATCTCAACCTCGCCGCCGCGCACGCCGACCGCGTCGCCGTCCTCGCCGGCGGCCGCCTCGTCGCGACCGGACCGCCGCGGGACGTGCTCGGCGGCACGCTGCTCACCGACGTCTACGAGCACGACGTCGAGGTGATCGCGCATCCGCGCACCGGCACGCCGGTCATCCTCCCGCGACGCTGA